Genomic window (Salvelinus fontinalis isolate EN_2023a chromosome 3, ASM2944872v1, whole genome shotgun sequence):
GTGTGATTGGTTGGAACAATGTCACCCGGATCCTGGTCTACACGTCAGATGACACCTTCCACATTGCCGGGGATGGCAGGCTGGCTGGTATATTCGAGCCTCATGACGGCATGTGCCATCTCAATGACACTGGCTTCTACGATGGCACTAAATATGTGAGTTATCAAGAGAGGAGAAGGGTAATCAACACTTAGAAGACGTGAGTTTGTTTCAGTGATAGAGGCTAACATTTATTGCAGGAGAACTGGTGTACTACAACATCTTTCTGTGGTTATTTACTCCACTTCCTGTATGTGTCTCAGGACTACCCGTCGGTTGGCCAGCTTGCCAGGGTCCTGGCAACCAATAACATCCAGCTCATCTTTGCTGTCACCGAGGACAGTGTTGCTGCCTACAAGGTCAGAACTGACAGGAGAGGTTGTTTGTAAGAGCAGATTACAAAATGTCACAAAAtgtttaaaggcccaatgcagtcaaaaacatgatttctcTGTGTTTTCTATATATGTCCACCCTAtggggttggaataatactgtgaaattgtgaaaatgataataatacccttttagtgtaagagctgttttaaAGACCATCTGAAATTTCaggctgttttggtgggatgaagttttggcctgcctggtgacatgagttaatagaccaataagaaagagagttccaaacctttctgccaataacagctagttttaatTTTTCCATTCCCCACTAAGACCACTTCCACAGTCCcagcaaaattattgcttgagaaactTCTGTTTGCTAAGAagatatttttgtttcttttacctaaacacacacacacacacacacacacacacacacacacacacacacacacacacacacacacacacacacacacacacacacacacacacacacacacacacacacacacacacacttctctagGCATTGAGTAAACTAATCCCTCAGTCAGTGGTGGGAGTCCTGAAGAACGACTCCAGCAACGTGGTCCTGCTCATCTCAGAGGCCTACAGTGTGAGTATCTCAAGCTTAGAATACAGTTaacaagctactgcaaaatggcGAATGGCTGCAATGACCGAAAAAGAGGACAGCTTTATTTGAAACAGAGATGCTGAAGCTGGAAATAAAAGCATGTCTGTGGTTATGCTCATGAGTCACACTGCAGACTAAAAGGGTAGAACTAGCTCTCATACGTATTTTCATTGGAAACCATGGCATCATGGTTACCTACTGATGTATATAGTGTGTGCTGTGCTCTCACAGGTCTAAAAATAGGCTGTGGCAAATTATGTCTAAATCTTCCTAGTGGGGACTTCAAAGGTTTCATACATGATAGACTTACATTTCTCTAGATAGGAGTATGTTAAAATTAGAGAAATATATATTACTTTTGCAAATGCATTACTTACAATCAAAAGTGGCTTTGCAATGAAATGCCATTTATTAGACACATAGACGTACATGTAACATCATCAGCTGTTCTATCTAGTAATGCATATCTATTCACAGAACCTGTCCTCCACCATCTTACTGGAGCATCATGAAGCTCCCTCAGGTCTGGACGTGACATACAGATCCCACTGCACCCCTGAAAAAGGGGACAACACCCCGTGGCAGAGGAGGGGCGAGTGCATGAACATCAAGCTCAACCAGCAGGTCTGGCACAAAGCAGGGGCGGGGGAAGAGATCATAATGTGAATAAGAACATCAAAGCTCATGTCTTCAAAGGATTTAGTCATGTAACTTGGACTTATAGAACAATTTGTTGTGTATTATCCCCTCCCTTGCTCCCAGGTCAACTTCACGATAAGCCTGAACATCTCAACATGTCTGAAGGAGAAGCAGACGTTTTCCCTAAAACTGCAGGGCATCAGCGAGACTCTGAAGGTCTCTGTGGAAACCCTGTGTGACTGTGACTGCCaagacagagaagagcagtcctCACACTGCAATAAAATTGGAACGCTCACCTGCGGCATCTGCAGGCAAGTCTTAAAATTCTGACTAGAACTCACAGCACCTCCTGTTTGGTGAGATAGAGAACTGTGCTTACAAACTGCACAGAGTAAGGGAAACAGCTGCAGTCTGACTGTTACCACAGAGCAGTAAACTAGTTTCTGTAGTCAAAGAAATGTATcaaagatatactgtatgttatcaaaACTTCAGGGGATTCAACCCAATTGTTCTCCAGAGAAAGTGAATACAGAGAAAGTGAATACAGAGAAACTGATTAAAGTGTTGTTTCGATACTGATGAGTAGGAATAGGAGTCTTCCCTGATCACGTAACCTGACCAGAAACAACTCCTGGCCCAAAATAGGCTATAAGTATCAGAATTTCccctgtttttttgttgtttttcctTGGCTTTTCATAGTTTTTGTAAAATACTATGCCCTTTAGCTGTGATGAGGGTCACCTGGGTCAGAGGTGTGAGTGTGAGCGGCCTAAGGACATGACCTCTGCCGACTCTATGGCCGCAACATGTCGCCAAGACAACTCCTCGCAGCTGTGCAGCGGGCATGGGAGCTGTGAGTGTGGCATGTGTACGTGTCAGGGCATCCACCGCGGCAATTTTTGCCAATGTGATGACAACAGCTGTGCCCGCCACAACAACATGCTCTGCGGTGGTGAGTAAACTCAAACAGTTAGTTCCTGCCATGCATTTTGATTGGCTGAAGAATGTGTTCCTCAGTTGTATTTTATTGCAGCCCATTTTTCAGCCGTGTAATGTCTTCTGCAGGTAATGGGCAGTGTGACTGTGGAACATGTAAGTGTAATGACAACTACACAGGCTCTGCATGTGACTGTTCCAAACTCACCGACCAGTGCAGGACTGTTGGGAAGCTGTGCAATGGCCAGGGAACATGCCAGTGTAACCAGTGCCAGTGCAACAAACACTTTTTTGGCATAAACTGCTCAAAGATTGCCAACGCATGCCCAAAATTCCTGTGAGTACAAGACAATAACTTAAAGTGAGTTTGGATTGAGCTTCCAGGTTGACAAAGCTTAGGTCTTAAATAGTGACCGTACAGCAACAGTTTACTTTTGCTACAATaatgcagtgtgtgtggggggttggttcttctatccttgtggggacctaaaatccccaaagtccccacaaggatagtaaaacaaggaaaattctccctCGTGGGGATATTTCCCACATCCACgtgaggacaaaggctattttaagatcaggggttagggttagggttagaattagggtttgggttagaattagggttagggtaagggttaggagttaggtttaggatttgggttagggttacgggttaaggttaggtttgggGTTTAAGGTCAAGGTTAtggttatggtaagggttagggttagggttaggtttcgggttgggggttaggggttagggaaaacattattttaaatataaattaattttaggtccccacgaggatagaacagcaaaacgtgtgtgtgtgtaccttcagtatGTCTGTTAACCTGTCTTTATGTTCAGGGACTGTGTGACATGTGAATTGGAGAAAAAGAAGAGTAGCAGCCTAAAGAGTAACTGCAGCCAACTCTGTGGCTCAGTCAAGCTTACTTGGATGAAGGGACCCCAGGAGTTCCCCTGCAGTAAAGACACCATCTCCTACAAAGTGGAGCTGTTGCCCGATGGCAACATCCTGATCTTCTACGCAGATCTGCCTCGTGAGACCTTCAATTTATCTCTAATCGTCATCCTTTATTTTCATTTTATGTCCTAATGTTTTCACTTCTTCGGATCTCACTGCTCATTGAAGCAATTTATAATATTACTAGCGTTTAGGCTCAACTAAAAAAGACTATTCCTATGACGTATTTGTTCTGCCCTATACTGCTATAGTTGTTTGATCAAATGTTGTTAACATTAGACGAAAAGTTTGTTCAATATTTGAAGCTGGGGCCCAGTCAGGTCACATGTTCTACTACAAACGCTTCCTCTCCACATTCCTGGCAGGCTCTATTGACAAGACTTACGTGATCATTGGCAGCTCTGTGTCCAGCATCATCTTCATTGGCATCGCAGTGATCCTCATCAGCAGGCTTATGCTAGAGCTCCACTACCGGAGAGAGTATGACAGCTTCCTCAAAGCAAAGGAGGCCGAAGTCTGGCAAGATGTGAGAGAAAGATCAGCACACACATGACAATGAATCACCATGACGTGAGATAGGCTAAATGTCCCTGCAATAACTGGTTGCTTGTCATAACCAAATAACTTTCTATTATTCTGTTTCATAGTTTTTTATATGAATTTCATCATTATTTGTGTGAATGTGTTTGGTCTTCTTATGGTTGttttgtattgattttaaagaaaatgATCAACTTAATGAGTCTTTAACGCAAGATTTATAAGGTTAGGTGTTGAAATTGATTGTAGATAACATGATGCTCCCTCTGTACTAAACTTCTCTCTTGTTTGGTTCTTTTGTGTTTCAGACAAAAAATCCCTTGTTCCAGGATGCCACGACCGTGGTTATGAACCCCATGCACATTCAAGAGGACTGATCCAAACCATTAGACTCTAAAGCCAACAAACACTTCACTTCCAGAAAACCTGTGATCTACTGTAATAAGTGAAAGCCAGACCATACTGTATGCCGATCATAACTTCAGGGAACCGCAAGAACCGTCTGTTGCTAACAGGATCAAAGACTTTGTCATGAGAACATTACATTCTCTTTccctgtatttcaaggccaataCGTATTTCAGATATGATTTGCAGCACGTTTATTCCCATACTCACTTATTGGTTCTCCTCAGTTTGATTGCTTCCTCTTGTTGTACAGAAGTAGTAGTGAGACCACTCCACTCTCTCTCAACTTTCAGTCTTTTTCTCATGATGAAGTCCCCCATCTCCTTAtgtcctccttctcctctgcatTTGTCTGTTTATTTAAACATTTGATTGTTAAAATGTTCTGAAGTTGGTATGAATTATTAAGTCTTGTGAAGGGTCATTCCTTTTTAGTCTGTGCATATAGTTTGTGTTGCATCATATTCCGTTTTTCTTAATGAATTATTTTCAAATTATTATCAGCTGAATTATATTTCAAATGATTTTCTGTACAGTGTATTAATTAAGTAGGCCTATGTGAGCACTGTGTGATTGAAATGATATAGTACCGTTTTTAATAATATCAATTAATAAAGTAATTTGTAGTGTAATGAGCAGGCAATAAAAGAGGAAAAAACATGAACCAGACGGATGTCAAAATTATTATTTAACTAAGATTAGTCTCTCGTCAGACTCCACATCGTCTATGAGAAAAAAGTGTTAAAGCACTGTGCTGGACAATTGGCTGGTGTTTTACCAGACATTTTCCAATCCTCACTCGACCAGCAACACGTGCCAGGATTGTGGAAAAACTCAATAATTATACCCATTCCTAAAGCATCTAATCCCTCTGTGctgaatgactaccgccctgtcgcCTTGACATCCTTAGTAATAAAATGCCTTGAGAAAATTGTGAAAGTCATATTCTCAGTGTCACCCAGAAGCTTCTCGACCCATTTCAGTTTGCCTATCAGCCTagcagaggagttgatgatgccaTTCGTACCCTCCTTAACATGGTCTAaagacatctagagggtgccaAATCCCACGTCAGGGTTTAGTTTGTTGACTTTTCTTCTGCCTTCAACACAATCCAGCCTTACATTCTGGCACAGAGACTCATTCGGGACTTCACCTTAGATGGGGGGCTGGTTGGACTTCCTGAGCCAACGCTCACAGCGAGTCAAAATAGGTCCCCACGTGTCGGATACTCGCaataccaacacaggctctcctcagggatgtgttttgtccccacttctGTACATCTTGTACACTAATAGTTGTACTAGTTCCCATACTGACAGACACCTTGttaagttcgctgatgacactgccttgatcagcctgttgcatgatgacgaggaacatcatggcccggtcctagatgactttgtagagttgtgtgaggaatcacacttggtcctcaataccaacaagacgaaagagatgtgcatagacttcaggaagcgtacaacacctacctctgcaacatcaATCAGAGGTCAGAATATAGAAATTGTAGAGGAATACAAATATCTGGGTGTCAGGTATGCGTAAATGGCTGTAagggagtcaggtgcaggagagcagatgtTGGGTAGCCAACGGAGCCTTTTATTTAGGCGAATTTAAAGCACACAGCAAAGTGAACACGAAATAACAATACGGGTTCACATAACCCAGCGCAACAGACTAATGTGCACATAACATGAAACAgaataccacacaaagacatggggggaaacagacaatacacaacacataatgaggttaatgagaaccaggtgtgtgggaaaacaagacaagacaaatggaaaattaaaaatggatcggcgatgtCGACCGCcaagcaccgcccgaacaaggagaggcatcgacttcggcagaagtcgtgacactgggTGTCCTTTTGGACAATAAGCTTCAGTAgagtaaatgtacagacctgatctacaaaaagagccaacagagactgtactttctcaaaaagctgggatcttttaatgtagactgtactatattgactctgttttacaaatcttttattgagagtattttaactttttgtattgtttgttggtttggcaatgccactgtcagccagagaaatatgttgagaaggattattaccacagcaagcaaggtacCTGGAGTCAAGCAGTTAgccctggatgagatctttaaggtcagggccctccgtaaggctcacaaaatccttttagacccaagccaccccctgtacctggactttgaactactcccctctgggcgcaggtatagggcacccctcagcaggaaaaatagaacgagacaatcatttgtgccaggtgtgatatccctcctaaatagcacaggctaatgttcctatcgactccgtaaggccagcaggctagtctttatttttaaagtgttttatttatttatttatttattattattatttaaaaaaaaaaagttttattgtTATGTAACTTatatgaaagttgtattgtcaatgtttttttgtatttaaacgccactttaaatgtgtacatatcattgcaacaaaatttccccatgggaacaataaagtcagtaagtaagtaagtaagtatgaGAATGATCTAAACAATTGATTGCTCTGTTACATAAAGGAGGAAAAAACATGAACCAGACAGATGTCAACATTTTTATTAAACTAAGATTAGTCTCTCGTCAGACTCCACAGCGCGTATGAGAATGACCTAAACAATTTATCTATCTGTTACATAGACTGTATACAGTATTTAACAttctgctgctactgctgggTATTTTGGACATGAAAATACATTTCTATATGAACTATATATATATGAACTCTATATGAACATTTCTATATGAACTCTGTCGCTACCTTGCTCTCCAACCACTGTGCATGAATTGTGAAGAAGTTCAGCAACTTGTGTGCAGTTGAAGTTGCTAAAATATTTTTCGGCCCTCATCCACTGAGGTATATGAACGCCCTCGTCAGGATTTATGATGGAGGCTTTTATAATGAGGGAGTTTGAATGTTAATCTGTGCTGCTCGGTCTTATTGTCAACAACGCAGCATGGTGCATCATTCAGAAACACACAACTCTTTTCCATAAAGTATACTGTATGTTCAAATTTTCAAAATAGGTTTCTTTGGAAAGGCAGATAAAGCGTGTACATGTACAATATAACATTTTGTTTTACATTTGTTTCTTTTTTGggggacattgtgtgtgtgtgtgagcacactTAGGGAGAAGGGTGGAGAATTGGGACGTAGCCCACGTGTGCTCTCTCAACCACCTCTACGCCCAGATCTATACTGAAGGCTACAGCAATATTACAATATAACGACTATTCCACGGCATAAATTAAAATGGAATTATATTCATATTGTAGTCCCATCCTCCTCCACTGAGTTCTTGTATGTGACATTTTGTTTGTTGCAAGTCAAGCTTTTGTTTACATACCAGTAAATATTATGTATTGTCAACAGTGGGGACAGTGAGGACAGTACCAAAGACTCCGAAAGGGAGCTGATCtatgatatggactggaataagTCTAATTCATTTTCATTTTCCTGTCGTGATATTTGAAGTTTACAAACGTTATTTTTTGGAAGAAAATACTTCTCTATATAAGTTCATTTGCTCCAGACCTGACAGTGTGCCTTTCAACTAATCTATTTTGTGTTCCAACCCTCAGGAAACGATGAGAAGCTAGTGGTTCCGCTGACCAACGGCATTATTGTGTGCCGGCAGCCCCAGCATCTTCTCTAGCAGatcctgctccctcctgtctttcAGCTGCTGCTGACCAAGCTACCCACCATCAAACAGGTGACGATTCTCTCCCATGGGTGCAAGGTTCCATTTAAGGACCATTGAcccctattgttttcactatatattctacctcttggtgatgtcattcggacagacaatgtcaactttcactgctatgcagacgacaaaaagctgtacattttgatgaaacatggtaAATCCCCCAAAAGCCCGTGTTTCAGACAATAGGAAGTGGATGGCGACAAATGTTTAACTTTTAAACTAACAataaacagagatgctagttttaagtcccaagaaacaaagagatctgctgtttgatctgacaatatatcttgatggttgtacagtcgtctcaaataaaactgtgaaggatctcggcgttactctggaccctgatctctcttttgacaaacatatcatgAATATTTCAAgggcagcttttttccatcttcgtaacattgcaaaaatctgaaacgttttgtacaaaaattatgcagaaaagttAATCCATGCTTCtagtcacttctagattagactaccacaatgctctactctccggctacctggataaactACTAAATAAACtttagttagtgctaaatacagctgctagaatcttgactagaacccccaaaataaatcatattactccagtgctagctacTCTACACTCTAGGGTTCATTTCAAGGTTTttctgctaacctacaaagcattacatggactcgctcctacctatctctctgatttgttcctgccgtacatacctacacgtacgctacggtcacaagaggCAGGCCTCCTTTTTGTTAAGTAGAATTTCTAAGCAaccagctggaggcagggctttctcctatagagaaacatttttatggaatgatctgcctatccatgtgagagacgtagactcggtctcttcagtaggtcctatgattgagtgtagtctggcccaggggtgtgaagatgaatggcaaggcactggagtgacaaaccgcccttgctatctctgcctggccagctcccctctctccactgggattctctgcctcggATCCTATtattggtgtcacgttcctgacctatttatgttagtttttgtgtgttagttggtcaggacgtgaggttgggtgggcattctatgttatctgtttctatgttggttttggtttgcctggtatggctcttgattagaggcaggtggtttgcgtttgcctctaattaagagtcatatttaggtagggcattctcactgtttgtttgtgggtgattgtctcctgtgtcagtatgtttgttcgtaccacactggactgtagcgtttgtttgtttcgttttcgtttcgatgtcgtctgtttcctgtacgtaagtttatgtttagttatgtaagtttatgttcaggtttcgtcaacgtcgttttgttattttgtagtttgaaagtgttttgtttcgtttcgtgtttgccatcatcgttgtttaataaagatggcttatttcccaaagcctgcgttttggtctgaggatccttctctcctcacctcatccgaggatgaggagagcgtcacccgttacaattggggctgagtcactggcttactagtgctcttccatgccgttcctaggaggggtgcatcaagTTGTGCCAGGCTTTTTTCATTATActcgacttgagtgggttgagtcactgacgtgatcttcctatcCGGTCGGGCGGAGGAAATCTTCGTGGGCTATagtcggccttgtctcagggtagtaaattggtggtctgttgatatccctctagtgatgtgggggctgtgctttggcaaagtgggtggggttatatcctgcctggttggccctgtccgggggtattgtcggacAGAGCCACAGAGCCATAGGCAACATGGGCAGCCGCCTTGGGCGGCATCTTGCCGGGGGAAGCACGGGTGCCCgcacaaaaaaaaaatagaatGGTGATAATTGCGTGATTGTTTTTttatcgctcatttgcacgtcacgtcaatgatatcatgtcaccgcgTGGGACTGTgagtcaattaaccttgtcggagtgggcgccctgattctagtttgtgagctaggcaggctactgcctgggatggtctcccactcagaagtacgagatggggaggggggcgggggtaggatgacctcaggtctccccactggaagcccgagatAGGGGGAGCAGGAGAATCTATCAAAaagcgcacctctaactttgtacagtactaatgcaattagtaaaatcagtcacactacgaaatgctaccaaTAAAACACAGTTCATTCATAgtactgtgaatatatagttccacagacatattgttgcatttttttctaGTTTATGCAAAATCGTgaagaataatataaaaccaatctgcacaccaccaaggtgaattgggtTAGTCTTGACtattggttgacagtgttgggggacgagtaatgtattgatgctccagtgccaaatcaacacaaatttgtttctatttgtctttgttaattctttttgatatttatgagtcttatttttgtatgtattattatatttatatagtttAAAATGTtctgattatttatttgtg
Coding sequences:
- the LOC129848375 gene encoding integrin beta-7-like, which produces MVGIFILGTFLLYCVGQNQIQGVPQGCVSQPSCSACLRSPGCAWCKHKDFLKSGESSERRCDTAESLRTRRCEQMDIINPRLDPVFLKNNDLSSNPGNVVQLKPQNLLFKLRVGVPQTFNVSFKRAEGYPIDLYYLMDLSFSMKDDLDTIKNLGQDILSTLKKVTQKVRIGFGSFVDKVALPYVSQVKAKKNNPCPNRLNICQPAFSFQNVLRLTEDVDKFKTRVSDQIISGNLDSPEAGFDAIMQAAVCQSVIGWNNVTRILVYTSDDTFHIAGDGRLAGIFEPHDGMCHLNDTGFYDGTKYDYPSVGQLARVLATNNIQLIFAVTEDSVAAYKALSKLIPQSVVGVLKNDSSNVVLLISEAYSNLSSTILLEHHEAPSGLDVTYRSHCTPEKGDNTPWQRRGECMNIKLNQQVNFTISLNISTCLKEKQTFSLKLQGISETLKVSVETLCDCDCQDREEQSSHCNKIGTLTCGICSCDEGHLGQRCECERPKDMTSADSMAATCRQDNSSQLCSGHGSCECGMCTCQGIHRGNFCQCDDNSCARHNNMLCGGNGQCDCGTCKCNDNYTGSACDCSKLTDQCRTVGKLCNGQGTCQCNQCQCNKHFFGINCSKIANACPKFLDCVTCELEKKKSSSLKSNCSQLCGSVKLTWMKGPQEFPCSKDTISYKVELLPDGNILIFYADLPRSIDKTYVIIGSSVSSIIFIGIAVILISRLMLELHYRREYDSFLKAKEAEVWQDTKNPLFQDATTVVMNPMHIQED